A window of Paucidesulfovibrio gracilis DSM 16080 genomic DNA:
GTTCCGTTTCCTCTTTAGGGATCAGTTATTCGTTGCGTCTGCTCCTGTCAACGTCCGGCCATCCCCCTTATTTTCCCTTGGGATCTGTCAGTACCACTCCGGCCAGATGCCGTTTGGCCTTTCGTATGGACTCTTCGTTTTCGTGGGAGCCTTTTTCGTCCGCCTCCAAGGAAGGTTGGTCCGCCTCGGGATCGCACGCCCGGGAAACCCACAACCCTTGGGCGCGCAACTCGGCCGGACTCGGAAGATTTCCGTTGCTATCGCGCTGCAGGAGTATCAGTTTCATGATACCGCTCCTGTTCGTAGTTGTTGCTGTTTGCCATAACAGAAGCGAGCATATGTACGTCCATACGTACTGTCAACAGTTTGATCTATAAAATTTGCACTATTTCAGCTATTTGAGTTTCGTTTCACCTTAAAATATTTTGTAAGATTTTGCTTTTTCCACTTACAACATTCCATATTGGAAAATGTTATTGATATAGACTATTAACACCACTGAATACTGCGGCTATATTCCGCAAAGCAGCAGAACAGGACTGTACACTACAGTTGCTGTATATTCAAAACACTCTTGAGCGTCTTTTCTTGTTGCAACAATTCAACAGTAAAACTCCACAGCGCAGTGCACACACCTTTCCAGCTCTGCCGGTTCCCCGCTGCCCGTGGGAAATCCGTTTCCCTGACACGGCCGCTATGGAAATACGCGGCAATATGTTTTACATTCCAAACCGAAAATCATGGATCCATTCCCGGACATGGAGGATTTCCGCCAATCGCAAGGGGCGACGGCCCGGTGTCCAGATCCATTTCGGACTGTTCATGGATGGAGAGGCGCAAAGCGCTAAACAAGGCACAAACCGCCGATACATCGCGGTGTTACGCTACAGAGGACTCAGTCGAATACAACGCTGCGGATCGCCTTTTGGGGCAAACTGCGAAAACACGAGGAGTGGCTACATGCTGGTTCGCTATTGGATGACGGAGGGTTCCATGACCCTTGGAGAAGAGCAGAGCGTGGTGTCCGCGGCCGAGGTCATGCGCACACAGGGAATCCGCCAGTTCCCGGTGTTGCACGCTGACGGCCGTGTGGTGGGCATTGTTTCGGACCGCGACATCCGCGACGCCATGCCCTCCAAGTACCTGCCTGGCGGAAGCGTGGAAGAACAGGGGCGCGGACTGGCCGAACTGCGCATCGGATCCATCATGACCGAGGATCCTGTCTGCGTCGGACCGGACACGGCCATGGACCATGTGGCGAGTCTGCTGGCGCGCCTGAAGGTGGGCGGACTTCCCGTGGTGGAAAAGGATGGTTCCTTGCGCGGGATCATCACCGAGGTGGATGTGTTCCGCTTCCTGGCGTCGGCCACGGGCCTGGCCCGCGGCGGGGCGCAGTTTGCATTCCGGCTGGAGGCCAAGCC
This region includes:
- a CDS encoding CBS and ACT domain-containing protein, whose amino-acid sequence is MLVRYWMTEGSMTLGEEQSVVSAAEVMRTQGIRQFPVLHADGRVVGIVSDRDIRDAMPSKYLPGGSVEEQGRGLAELRIGSIMTEDPVCVGPDTAMDHVASLLARLKVGGLPVVEKDGSLRGIITEVDVFRFLASATGLARGGAQFAFRLEAKPGPLALLLDDLRSQNIHFSSVLTSHDMSQAGYRHAYIRVEHMGDHSLGSLVAYLSAEHDLLYYILDGEVTYLDD